AGTTTGCAGCCATCTTCGGCGATTTTTTGCAGCGCCCCTTCATTAAGTCCATAACCTTCTTCCAGCCGATGCGGAACGTGGAACTGAACGGGAGTCTTCAGAATTGTCAGTAGACGGTACAGGATGGAAGTACCTGTCACACCGTCCACATCGTAGTCGCCATAGATGCAGATTTTATGTTTCTTTTCGATGGTCTCATAAAGCAGTTCAACGGCTTCGGGTACTCCGGGAAGAGATTCGGGGGCATGCAGGCCATTTAGAGGAGCGTCCAGAAATCTACGCACTTCCGCTGGCTGGCGGACGCCTCGGTTGAAAAGGATTTGGGCCACCACGGCTGGAACATTCGCTTCCCGAGCGAGAAATTGGACTTTCTCAGCATCGAATTGATGAAGGTGCCATATTTTGCGAACTACGGACAAAATGTTCTCCCAAACATGCTGATTGTCAGCATAGCTTTTTTGTGTGAAATTTCAGTAGGCCTTACAACCGTCTCAACTTATCCACTTTAACCGACGCTTACGGTGTAGAAATGTACGATTCGACAACATCGCTAAAACCAGACTATTTTCACCCCCCATATCACCCGATTAACCGAAATACCACTTATTATCCATTTTAGGTAGACGATAGGAATTCCATGATTAATTAGTACGACGCGCAATCGGGTGCGTTGAGCCAATCCTCGAAAGGAATTCCCAATGCGTATATCGATTCAGAGCCGGATTAGCCTGGCCAGCGTGGCGCTTCTCTGGCTCGTCGGTTGTGCCCACCAGCAGTCTTCCTGCACCAGCTGCCAGACCGCTAACAAGGTAGCCTCCTCAACCAAAGCGAGCCCTTGCACTAGCTGTGCAAACAATACCGCGACCAGCGCGTCGGTCCCCGTTTGGAACGTCGTTCGCGACAACCAGGGTGGCAAGAACAGTTTCGTGGCCGTAAGCACCGAAACGAGTGCCCCAGCCAAAGCTCCAACTGCCTCGCCCGCCACTACTTCCACTGTCAAGAAGGAGCCGGCTCCTTTGACGAGTGCGGTCATTAACGTTCCCCTACTCCCCGTGCCCGATCAATCCAAACAGTCCGTCTCCTTGAAGGTGGCTGTAACTCCCAGCCCCTATAACCAGGCTCCGGCTGCTTCGATTCCAGCCGAAACCGTCAGCTTGAACATGGATCTGAAGATCCCCGAGCAGAAAATCGACGTTAAATCCGAAGCTAAGGCTCCCTCGTTGGAAGAACCCAAGGTCTTAACTCCGGTTAATCCGAATCTTAAGCCGGGCATCAGGGAAATCGTTCGCGAGAATGTTCAGAAGACCTACGCTCACGGCGATGACTATACCTGGGTTATGGGTGAACTGGAATACCTCAATGCCAAGAAAGTCTGGCGCGTTCGCTACGCCCGATATGATCAGGATGATAAATTCGGAGGCTGCTTCACTATTGTGGGTTGCGAAGAGAAACTCCAGCGGTTCGTGAATGGCGATATGGTTAAGATCGAAGGCTTCGTTGTCGATGCCGAAACTCAGAGTATCGCACCCGAATACAAAGTGACCGAAATTGTGCCTCTGGTCACTCGGGAAGTGGTCGATGTGAAAGTCGAAGAGAAGAAATAACCCGACTTCACAAAAAATCGTCAGCGACTCGAGGCCCTCTGCAAAAGAGGGCATCGTCATTTTCGTTTCTATCCCTCTACCGCGACTATGGCTTTAATCACACCTGTCTCTGGTTTGAGCCAGCTCGGGAAGACGCCTATCATTTCGCTCAACCCGGCATGATGAGTGATCCAGGGCTTCGTATTGATCTTCCCTTCCTCAATGAGCCGTATGATATTGCCGAAGTCCTGCGGTAAGGCATTCCGGCTGGCAAGCAAAGTCATTTCCCGGCGATGCATCAGCGGATGAAGGAAAGAGATCTCCTGGGTCGTGATGCCCACGAAAACCAACTTCCCGGCGAAGGCCACATAGTTCAGCGCATTCGACATGCTCTTGTTGTTACCCGTCGCATCGATAACCACTTCCGCCAGATGCCCGTTGGTAAGAGATTGCAGAGCTTTAACATCTTCCTCCGTTCCCTTGGAAAGAATAGTATCCTTCACGCCCATGGTCGATTTGCAGAATTCGAGTCGCTTTTCATTCATGTCGAGCATGATCGGTCGGCTTCCCGCCAACTTAACGAATTCCAAAGTCGCCAGCCCAATCGGACCGGCTCCGATGATCAGAACATTTAAGCCAGGTTTGCAATCACCCCGATAGGCCGCATGACAGCCTATTGCCAGCGTTTCCACCAGGGCCAATTGCTCCCAGGAGAGGGATTTAGCGACATGTAATTTTCGAGCCGGAACGATAAAACGGGGCCGCATCCCTCCATCGGTGTGCACGCCCAGGACCTGCAGGTTTTCGCAGCAGTTCGGATGGCCATTGCGGCTGGCATAACTGTTGGGGTCGTTGATGTAGGGCTCGATGGAACAGCGATCGCCCACCATCACATTCTTCACTTCACTGCCGACATCCAGCACTTCCACGCCCAATTCATGCCCCGGTATTCGCGGATAGCTATAGAAAGGCATTTTCCCCTGATAGCCGGAATAGTCCGTGCCACAAATACCGATCCGGTGGACTTGTACCAGAGCTTCTCCCGCGGCAGGTTTGCCAGGCTCAGGGATCTCTATAGTCCGGAATTCAAAGGGTTTTTCGAGTTGAATTGCTTTCATGAATTTGCCAGCTCCAATTTTAGGTATCCTCAATTCTGCGAAATGTAACGACTTTCGAAAAGGCTATTGACAGACTCCTACAATCTGTCGTAGTATGCTTACTACACGACGTAGGAACACTGGAGTCAGCGATGGCGGATAACCGACCCGATCTCAGCGACACGGAAAGAGATGTCTTAAAAGCGCTTTGGGAACATGGCCCCTGCCCCGTGCGAAAACTTCTGGAAGTTTTCCAGGATCAGGGCCGACTATGGGCCTACACCACCTTGCAAACGCTTTTAACTCGTTTAACAGGCAAGGGTTATGCGCGCAGCGAGAAGAGCGGCACAGCCTTAAATTACGAAGCCACCCTGTCCAAGGAGGAATTTCTTCAGGATCGACTCACGGCCTTGGCAGACGACGTCTGCGACGGCACCAGTTCTCCTCTGATGCTCGCTTTGGTAGAAGGCGGAAAGCTCTCAGCCCAGGAAATAGAGCAGCTTCGAGCGATGTTAGATCATCTGGAAGAAGAAGGCAAAAAACCGCAAAAGGGGGATCGTTAACATGGTTACCTGGCTTTTAGCGAATACCCTCGTGGTTTTGCCCTTTGTGCTGCTGCTCTTGCTCGCTCAGAAATTCATATCCGCACGCCCCGGCGTCTGGAACATTCTCTGGGTTCTGGTTCTGGTTCGACTGGTGCTTCCCCCGGTCGTCGAATGGCCCTGGCAACTGAAATTCTTCCAAGAGCCGGAGAAAATGGCTATTGCAGAAGTCGATGAAGAAACCCGGATGAAGCAGCTTTTGACTCTGGCCACTCTTCAGATGTCGGAAGTTCCACTGGAAGAAGAGGCCGCCCCAGAAGTATTGCCGGAGGAACCTTGGAACTGGCTCTTCTGGCTCCCAGTCCTTTGGGCGGTCGGAGCGAGCGTCGTCTTCGCTCGAGCCCTCCTCGGCATTATCAAGTTCCGGCGACTGGCTCGTCGGGGAATCCCGGCTAACGAGCACCTGCACAAGGATGTTCACAATGTCGCTCAGCGGATGCGTTGTCAGATGCCCGGAGTTCGGGTCCTGTCCGGACTGCTCTCTCCCTTAGTCTGGGTTTTCGGAAGACCAACCCTCTACTGGCCATTCGGGTTGGAAGCTCGCTTGAGTGAACTGGGTCGTCAGGCAGTTCTGACCCACGAATTGGCCCATTTGAAGAGAAATGACCACTGGATTCGACGGCTGGAAATCGTGGCCGGTCTGCTGCACTGGTGGAATCCCATATTCTGGCTGATCCGCGCACAAGTTCGAAGAACTTCAGAACTGGCGTGCGATTGGTGGGTAGTGAAAATGCAACCCGCGGCGAAGCGTTCGTACGCGGAGGCGTTGATTGAAGTGAGTCGGGGGCTGTCGCCCGCCTCTCCGGTACCTGCGTTGGGTATCCGCGGCGGTGGCAAGCGTGAACTCGAAAGGAGACTGGAAATGATTATGCGAAATACAGGTCGGAATCGCCGCAGTCGGCGAGCCATACTGGCCTTTGGAGCTGTGGGACTACTGGCATTACCCGGTTGGTCGTTCGG
The genomic region above belongs to Telmatocola sphagniphila and contains:
- a CDS encoding BlaI/MecI/CopY family transcriptional regulator; the protein is MADNRPDLSDTERDVLKALWEHGPCPVRKLLEVFQDQGRLWAYTTLQTLLTRLTGKGYARSEKSGTALNYEATLSKEEFLQDRLTALADDVCDGTSSPLMLALVEGGKLSAQEIEQLRAMLDHLEEEGKKPQKGDR
- a CDS encoding zinc-binding alcohol dehydrogenase family protein, which encodes MKAIQLEKPFEFRTIEIPEPGKPAAGEALVQVHRIGICGTDYSGYQGKMPFYSYPRIPGHELGVEVLDVGSEVKNVMVGDRCSIEPYINDPNSYASRNGHPNCCENLQVLGVHTDGGMRPRFIVPARKLHVAKSLSWEQLALVETLAIGCHAAYRGDCKPGLNVLIIGAGPIGLATLEFVKLAGSRPIMLDMNEKRLEFCKSTMGVKDTILSKGTEEDVKALQSLTNGHLAEVVIDATGNNKSMSNALNYVAFAGKLVFVGITTQEISFLHPLMHRREMTLLASRNALPQDFGNIIRLIEEGKINTKPWITHHAGLSEMIGVFPSWLKPETGVIKAIVAVEG